GTATGAACACCGCAGACTAATTAGCTTTTTGCAAACaaagaatttttttatattaaagcTCATGAATGAAGGTAATTACCTAAATACACCGATTCCTCGTTTAAAACAATAGAATGATGGCATGTGAAGCATTAATTTTTTTGGCAAATGggaaataataatagaaaagctgttaaaaatttaattagaaaGTGACATAAAGGTAATATATGCAGTAATGGCTTAATATTCCAGGGAAGTTGTTAACAACCAGCAAACCTAACTCTATTAAAGAttagtaattttttatttttattttctttaaattatttaaaaagaaatttgACATTCTAAAATATTGTGAAGAGTGAAGTAAGTAAAtatgaaaaagaaagagaaatggatgtgacAATATATAGAAAAGGTTTGCAGGAAGTGAAGTAAAAGGCTAAGTTTTCCTTGTGCAGTCAGTTCTTCCTAACCTAActatttttttccctttttcctttttttgccCCTTTCTACTCTTTCTGCTTCTTCAATGAGAACAATCAAATCAAGTAATACaaacaaaaacatttttttacCTTTCATTCAATTGACACAACAAAACAACATCTCTACTGTACTGCTACTACAGTTGTTCATGGATTCatcaatttatattatatatttttattttaaaaattgcaGATACGGGAAGGTGTTTAAATCTCACATTTTAGGAACACCAATAATAGTATCAACAGATGCAGAGGTGAACAAAGTTGTATTACGAAACCATGGAAATTTATTTATTCCTGCTTATCCTAAATCAGTCAGAGAAttatttggtgaattttctATTCTACAAATGAATGGGATTTTACAGAAGAAACTTCATTCTCTTATTGCTGGATTTTTGAGATCTCCACTTCTCAAATCTACCATCACCAAAGACATTCAAAATTCAGTAATCTACACTTTAGCTTCATGGAAAAATATCAAACCTCTTCTCATTCAGCAAGAAACCAAAAAGGTCCTTCTTAATTTCACTctcattaatttaatttataccCATCCATGAGATTAATTAACTCTAATTATGTTTTTCACAGATTACTTTTCGAGTTTTGGTTAAAGCATTAATGGGGATTGGTCCCGGAGATGATCTAGACTTCTTTGAGAGAGAATTTGAAGTATTTATCAAAGGTTTAATATGTTTACCTATCAAACTCCCTGGAACTACACTCTATAAATCTTTGAAGGTAAGGATTCTGTCGCTAAAATTGAAGTACGGTGTGATTTTCTGTCgctaaaatatgtaaatgatGCAGGCGAAGGAGAGGATGATGAAAAGGGTGAGAAAGATTGTGGAGGAGAGGAAATTAGCGATGGAGAAGAATATTGATAATATTGTCGCTAATGATGCAATTGACGTACTTTTACGTGACCACATGGAAGAGAATCAGAAGCAACCTCTATCGTTGGATTTAATCACTGGAAATATTATAGAGATGATGATTCCAGGAGAAGAGACTGTTCCTACGGCCATGACTCTTGCTGTCAAATTCCTAAGTGACTGCTCTGTTGCTTTAAACCAGATCACGGTaccctttttatttaatttaaagttACCTCAGTGTTTGGCCTTTTAATTCAACGGCTACGATTAACTTTTGTTATTAGGTCAAATAGTCAAAGTGTTTGACCTTCTTAAAAGGTCCTTTTCATCAGACGCACGTGAGTACGTGTATAGGTATACTGGACCCCACCTGCTCATGTGGACGTTTTTTAGCTGTAGGATTGAACGGCTGTCCTGTCGGACGAGGACCACTTATCCTATCCTACCATAACATAAGAGCAAGTGCAATGGATGTATTACTTCTGTGAAACTGATACAATTTGTTGTATCATTGGGTTGGAGGACACTTAATTAAGTGGAGAGAGAAAAGAGTTGTATCACAAAAGTAATACAACAGGTCGGAATTGAGGGGTTATCAGGAATTGTGGGACACGGACCATCTAGCGGCTGAGATCGCGCCTCAGCTGGCGCGTGTATTACACGCGCGCTTGAGGCGCGTCCAGCCGCAAAGGTGGACTGTGtccctttaattttttttttctttttttaaatgtttgaaGCCCTGGGTTTTTATTAAATCAATTTCCTATTTAAATACACAAATATCAATTTCCTAATAGCCGTTGTATATCCGTTTGATTTTctttttgaaaatttcaatataaataccCATTCCATTTTATTTTGCATATCATCCCAAATAATTTATTTGGAATGTGTAAGAGTTTTATGACAAGTGGGTTCTACGTAAAAAGTGATACAAATTGGTTTAATGGAGAGGTAGTTGagtgtattagatttttttgaaaaaagtgGGTTTTTTTGGATATGATACAAAAATTTGTATCATTGCATTGTGGATGGTCTAAGGATCACTATCCTTTTACTTTTTATAGGGTTAATGCATATATTTGTCTTTGTATTATTAtcggaaaaataaatatatattatattaaataaacttataaaattatccttaaatttttcacaaacctacaattataccctaatctaataGAGATATGATGGGACATAAACAATAGAAttctaaattaataatttaattttcatttatttttttatccagTCAATATGCTACACCTCACTCTTTCACCATCCTCCctctctacaaaaaaaaaaaaaaaaaaaaaactaattgtaTTTAGTAAATTATCAAAACCATATCATCTCATTATGCCTGCCATTGCAATCGATGATTCTTGGTTGCCCCTTTCTATCTCCTTCTTCCCCCCAAAccccactctctctctctctttctatctatgaagcacggacacggctatgaagcacggacacgGGTGCGGACACGACAAAcggtatttttagaaaatatgagacacgggtGCGGCGGAAACAcggcaaattttatataattaattatatatatattgggttAAATGCACTATTGGTCTTTGAACTTACCTAGTTgtttcaaaatggtcactcaacttcaatttgtctcaataaaatcactcaactttgagttttgtctcaattaggtcactccgtCGATTTTAGTAGTTAAAATGCATCGAAATAATGACATGGATGACACGTCAACATAAGTTAACTCAAATCTCTGACCGGGACGAAATGTGATAGCCGCATGTCgggtatttttatgaaaaaaactaaattttagttttttttccataaaaataatcgacacGTGATAGCTATGTGGCGCATatgtggatgtcatgtgtcatttcggttagaaatatgagttgtctcatattgatgtatcacttatgtcatcattccaatgatttttaatcattaaaatCGTTATAGTgacttaattgagacaaaactcaaaattgagtgattttattgagacaaattaaagttgagtgaccattttgagataaccatgtaagttcagtgaccaatggtgcatttaaccctatatatattagatataaaaatatataaaaaacatgCTAAATCACAAATCGGAATCCAGGAGAAGAATCGCAGCGtatgagaaggaagaacccaggAGTAAAGAAATTATTTTTGATTATTCACAAACAAAAACGAAATCGTGATGTTAGGAGAACTGCGATGTACGCAGCACAGGGGTTGAAATCGCGATTTGCACAGGAAGGAGAGAAGACCTAATTCTAATTCGTGCGATAGAGATTATAATTTAGGATTTTTGAcaaattgcataattgatccttaaattttataaaaaaatttaaaaacaccctaatttttaactttttttttttaccccaGCCAGCCGTGTCCCGCCGTGTCCCCGTGTCCCCATCCGTGTCCCGTTTTTCGGCCGTGTCCCCGCCGAGTCCCCGAGTCCGACTCGGCCACGGCGATCCCGGGGAAGAGTCCGTGCTTCGTAGCTTTCTTTAAATCCCTCACTCTcccttcttctctctctcaccTGTagttctttcttcttctttctcctcctctTTTTCAATTCTCTGTTCCTTTTCTTCAATTTCAATGGCGGTTTCTGGTTTTGAAAGCTTCGAGAAACGCCTTGAGTTTCAATTTTTTGGGGATGATCGGGAAGGAGGATGTGAAATGGGACTTCAAATTCTCAATTTTGATTCTCTGGTGAAAGTTTAAAATGTTGTATAATGTACTGTCGTTTCCGCTGTTGGTAACCATTACTTTGATTTGTATGAGAGAAAGAGAGGTAGGGAGTATGGTGAGATAGTGAGgtgtaattaattgattggataaaaaaaataagaattaaattatttatttacaattCCACCGTTCATGCCACATCATATATCagttagattagggtataattgtaggtttgtgaaaaatttagggatagttttgtagatttatttgatataagggtATATCTGTTTTTCCGTAATAATAgaggggcaaatatgtgtattaacccatttttatatatatacaaacactaaaatagtttaattaaaattgaaaaaatagatATTAATAACTATTTTTTCAGTAAAATCAACTAATTCTATGCAGGTATGTAACAACAAACACTAGTTTACCTGCTAGCTAACTGTGGcttgtttgttttattactGTTTGCtattgctgtttgttgttacggtttcCCATTAGAAAAACTATTTTTCCAAACCGTAAAGATTCTaagcttttgtaaaaagctaacTTTTAGAGGTAAAAAGCAAATAGGAAGTAACTaaacaaacacctaaaactcttctTTCTGAAAAGGAAAGGCAAACACCAGTATGAAAAGGAGCTATCAAACCCTCTAACTGGATTACTAAACAGTAGATATGAACCGTTGAACCAAATATTATCTAAAATTTAATTGAGGACTaattaatttcatatttttttctgctattgattaatttggaaaaatgaTAATATAGGAGGAGAATATGGAgttgaagaggaagaagagtgaTGATTATAAGTGGAGTGACTATATGTCCTTGACATTTACTCAGAATGTAAGCCTGAGTATAGTACATTTCATGCCAAACATTACAGTACaccaaaaaatatgaaattacaTTTGATGCTAAAATTGTcatttttgtacatttttatttataGGTGATCAATGAAACTCTTAGATTGGCAAATATCATTAATGGAGTTTGGAGGAAAGCTCTCAAGGATGTACAAATCAAAGGTAttaattttatacatttttcttttgtgaatttaatattaataattgaattatagaaatataatatgatatgaTGTTGCAATGCAGGTCATTTGATTCCAGAAGGATGGTGCGTGCTGGCATCATTTACTTCCATTCATATGGACAATCAAGTTTATGAGAATCCCTATCAATTCGATCCTTGGAGATGGGAGGTTAACTTTTTTCATATCACCTTACAACatcaatatatttatatattttaatttctatGACATCATATCATATGTTTTTATATAAACTTATAGCATGGATCCCGAAtgatttaataaatttggtcatttaTTATTAGATCTAGGTTCATTAAATCTACATCTTAGGATGTTTTGGATATCCAACGTTGGGATCCAGACGAACGGTACAATATGTATAAGACTATATCACAcgtagtaataataataataataataataaaactattCATAAGATGAGTTTAAATTTGTAGAGATAAGATCAAATTTGCGCTAATGTGCCAAATGATGAAGTTTTATtcctaaaatttaaaaacaaatattgCAGAAAGGGTCAGTtaataataacaacaacttCACACCTTTTGGTGGGGGACAAAGGCTATGCCCTGGACTAGAGCTATCCAAACTTGAAATCTCCATCTTCCTTCATCATCTCCTCACTACATACAGgtccttttctttttattattatttactcTTTAATTAAATACTACTAATCATTTTACATTtgtaatgtaattaattaattaattaattatgcagATGGGAAGCTGAAAAGGATGAAATTGTATACTTTCCAACAGTCAAGATGAGGAAGAAGCTACCAATCACAGTCACCACCTTCAATACTTAGTTATCATCATCAtctaacattttaatttattctccgcttaataaaatttagttttaactCCTGGTGT
The DNA window shown above is from Euphorbia lathyris chromosome 1, ddEupLath1.1, whole genome shotgun sequence and carries:
- the LOC136210937 gene encoding 3-epi-6-deoxocathasterone 23-monooxygenase CYP90C1; amino-acid sequence: MENFELGLWVFLSIIIGCFSYFYFKNKTKNQIHNHLPKGNLGWPFLGESLDFIASAYTSQPVSFMDKRISLYGKVFKSHILGTPIIVSTDAEVNKVVLRNHGNLFIPAYPKSVRELFGEFSILQMNGILQKKLHSLIAGFLRSPLLKSTITKDIQNSVIYTLASWKNIKPLLIQQETKKITFRVLVKALMGIGPGDDLDFFEREFEVFIKGLICLPIKLPGTTLYKSLKAKERMMKRVRKIVEERKLAMEKNIDNIVANDAIDVLLRDHMEENQKQPLSLDLITGNIIEMMIPGEETVPTAMTLAVKFLSDCSVALNQITEENMELKRKKSDDYKWSDYMSLTFTQNVINETLRLANIINGVWRKALKDVQIKGHLIPEGWCVLASFTSIHMDNQVYENPYQFDPWRWEKGSVNNNNNFTPFGGGQRLCPGLELSKLEISIFLHHLLTTYRWEAEKDEIVYFPTVKMRKKLPITVTTFNT